Part of the Prunus dulcis chromosome 8, ALMONDv2, whole genome shotgun sequence genome is shown below.
CAAACTTTCACTTTAGAAATTCATTCCATTGGTATGTACTATGTAGTTATCTTTGGTCATAAAAAACAATAGAGATATGCGCATTCTTTTGTATATctaattttttgggtttttttttttccacgaAGGAGGAAGCCATGAATTGGGAAATTTAGATAAGGAAATCAAGGTATTGGAATCAAATCAACTTACTCCCCAAGTTAGATCCCATTCCTGGTTTTGAAAGGGTATTCGATTATAGATTTTAAGGTGGAAGTTGATCCCTTTCTTGGTTTTGATAGGGTatccacataaaaaaaatttattcctTAAGCATTAGTAAATATGGGGGAAGTTAGGAGTTGGAATCATTCCAATAACCATGTGTCAGTAAACACTGAAGAAACATGAACTGGGATCATTCTAATACCCTTTCTTAAGCTTACATCAAACCAGCAATAATTTACCCCAAATTTTTACAATAGTAATAAGGTGCACGCATAAACCTTCGGTTTTGGTTTGTTGTAAGCCGTGTGTAAGTCCTAGGCGCACCTCAATTTTTGGTTATTGTCGAAAATttgcaaaaattaaaaatacatattttctattttctaaaaAGAGATGGAATTAGTGTGTGTTAATTTTGATCaataaagttttaaaattttctgatttgcattataatttttttagttatcGGATCACTGGCCACCTGGCAAGTGTCGGTTGTGGTAACGTGAGAAAACaagtgaaattaaaataagggACATGGCATGACACAAATTTTGTGTGAAgccaaattaaattatgtagCTATAGCTTGTTACCCATAAAAATTATGTAGCTATCTGCGATACTGCCAAATTAACTGATTTATATAGGCACAACTGCACTGCACTGCACAATGGATGTGGATGGTCGGCCATTAATGACTATAACAAACAAGCTCATGTCCAATGGTGATCGCATAAACCACATACCATTCATATTCATATACGTAGCACTCAATCCATTCATACcattcattatttttcaaccAATATGACGGAAATGGGGTAGAGTAAAAGCCATGAGTGTGtgattaaaatttaaatgacTCTTCATGATAATGATCGATTGAGTCATGCCACCATtaaaaattttcaaccaaTATTGGAGACGTACATGCAGATGCCTGTTATGTCAATTAGATATGATGGTGTGCAAGGATGGAACCATGAATTTTTCAATGGGTGGGAAGCGAATAAATTAGCTAGCTATGGAAACATAGACTTCTCAATTCGAATGAGTTCCTTTGCCACATCGATCCTATCTGGCCGTAATTCACTTCTGTATCGGGTGCATAACAATGCCAGTGCTGTGAAATCATGTAAGTGTTGTCGAGCTTTCTCATCTTCCCCCACCTCCTCAAAGATTTTAGGATCCACAGTTTCCTGAATTTGACCATCACTGGCGCTAGCACTTGGAATATTTTGTTCGTCTCCTTTTGGGAGATAAAATTTCAGAGCTTCTCTTTGTCCCGTCAAGAATACAAGTAAAAGCATTCCCAAGCCATAAACATCAGTTTTCTCTGAAATGTGGACATACATCAGGTAGGCAGGGTCCAAGTACCCCAGTGTCCCTTGCACTTCAGTTGTAACATCCCGAGGAATGGTTATAGATAATGAAAAGTTGCTGAGTTTTGGAACAAAGTCATGGTCCAAGAAAATACAGCTGGGTGTTAGACTCCTATGGATGATGGGTCTGGGAAATGCAGTATGGAGATATGTGAGAACATTAGCCAACTGCTTTGCAATATGCAGTCTAGTTTTCCATGGTAACAAGGATTGATCGTTAGGCCCCAAACCTCCTCGACTGTTGAGAACACCTTTTGCTGCATTTTCATGCACCAGAGCTGGTACAGGGAACTAAGCAACAACCCAAGAGTTTCAAAACATTGTTATGGTTGCTCACCTGCATTGAAATGATAATGTCACAAATAGCAGGGGACCTAGCTTCATCCTCATAATTCTCCCACATGAACTTCTTAACGACAATTGACCGGTCATCTAGAAAACCCCTGAACATTTGGTAATTTCTACCATCATCTATACTACAAG
Proteins encoded:
- the LOC117638552 gene encoding LOW QUALITY PROTEIN: non-functional pseudokinase ZRK2-like (The sequence of the model RefSeq protein was modified relative to this genomic sequence to represent the inferred CDS: inserted 2 bases in 1 codon); amino-acid sequence: MKRENLYLGMFSLLPCLRKVERDTDNGSSFLKNGSMLLENLIASCGAKFTNPIRTYSADELIRATNNFDPSCSIDDGRNYQMFRGFLDDRSIVVKKFMWENYEDEARSPAICDIIISMQVSNHNNVLKLLGCCLXFPVPALVHENAAKGVLNSRGGLGPNDQSLLPWKTRLHIAKQLANVLTYLHTAFPRPIIHRSLTPSCIFLDHDFVPKLSNFSLSITIPRDVTTEVQGTLGYLDPAYLMYVHISEKTDVYGLGMLLLVFLTGQREALKFYLPKGDEQNIPSASASDGQIQETVDPKIFEEVGEDEKARQHLHDFTALALLCTRYRSELRPDRIDVAKELIRIEKSMFP